The Flavivirga eckloniae genomic interval GGTTTTTTTGTTGATTATCTCGTCTTTGATGAGATTTTTGCTGGTTATCGTTTTGGTTTTTTGGTTTTTGGTTATTATCCTGTTTCTGGTTATTGTCCTGTTTTTGCTCTTCCTTATTTTGTTTAGTAGGAGTATCAGGTTTAGGAGTATTAGCCTTTTCCGGGATTTCAGCTTTTTGTTCTGTCGAAGCTTTTGCTTCGTTCTGTTTAGGTGTGTTTTTTGCTGGCGTGTTTTTAGTAGGTTTTTGAACACGCTGTCTTGGTTTTCTCGCTGGTTTATTTTCTGTTTTCTTTTCCGTAGTTTCTTCGGTGGGCGAAACAGCAGCTTTTACTGCCTTTGGATCGGCAGCTTGTTGATCTAGTATCTGATAAACTAAATCTAATTTTTTTAATGAACGGTATTTGGGAACGTTCAATTTTTTGGCGATCTCTTGTAAGTCAGAGAGCTTCTTTTCTTTTAATTGCGAAATTTCAAACATTTATTGTTTAATTGAATATATGTATAATACAAATTTTGAGTAATTCTGAAAAACGATCTCTTATTTCTGAAGAATTAACGACTTGTAATAGCGGTCGTTGAGAATTATTAGTGCAATTATACAACTTTATTTTAATTTTTAGAGGTATTTTTTTAAAAGAAACTGTTATTTTTGCTTTCAAGTTTATAAAATGATATGCTACAACGTATTCAAACAATATATCTATTAATGGCAGCAGGAGCCTCTGCTGGATTGGTTTTTGTTTTTCATTTATGGAAAACAAATGAAGGTGTTAGTGTATTTGCTAAAGATAATATGCTATACTTAGGATTGTTCTTAGGTTCAGCAATATTATCGATAATAGCTATTTTTATGTACAAAAACAGGAAGTCTCAGTTTGTATT includes:
- a CDS encoding DUF4293 domain-containing protein; the protein is MLQRIQTIYLLMAAGASAGLVFVFHLWKTNEGVSVFAKDNMLYLGLFLGSAILSIIAIFMYKNRKSQFVLGRLNIILNFILLGFFVYLSLNLSGETAVSEKGIGMFLPIVSIVFLALANKAIKKDEDLVKSVDRLR